A portion of the Faecalibacterium sp. I3-3-89 genome contains these proteins:
- a CDS encoding type III pantothenate kinase, with translation MILTVNLGNTHITIGGYEHDDLIFCGRLHTDPAATVDEYALRLVNLLSLHRAAPEQIEGGILGSVVPALTGRVLAALQMLCPVRILTVGPGLKSGIRLRLDNPAQLGAELLCGAVAALAEGSGPLVVISADTAISLMAVNGRQELVGGVILPGPQLSLAALVQNTAQLPQIDLSAPAPASVLGKNTAACLQNGFVLGTAGMLDGLASRFCAELGPETKFYATGNLPRTIREACRTPILYRETLITDGLYRIWLRNRR, from the coding sequence ATGATCCTTACCGTCAATCTCGGCAACACCCACATCACCATTGGCGGCTACGAGCACGATGACCTGATATTCTGCGGACGGCTCCACACAGACCCCGCCGCCACCGTCGATGAATACGCACTGCGGCTGGTCAATCTGCTTTCGCTCCACAGGGCCGCACCTGAGCAGATCGAGGGCGGCATTCTGGGCAGCGTAGTGCCTGCGCTGACCGGACGGGTGCTGGCAGCATTGCAGATGCTCTGCCCGGTGCGCATCCTGACCGTCGGGCCGGGACTCAAGAGCGGCATCCGCCTCCGGCTGGACAATCCCGCCCAGTTGGGTGCAGAGCTGCTCTGCGGCGCAGTGGCTGCACTGGCGGAAGGCTCCGGCCCGCTGGTGGTCATCTCAGCCGACACGGCCATCTCCCTGATGGCCGTCAACGGGAGGCAGGAGCTTGTGGGCGGCGTCATCCTGCCCGGGCCGCAGCTCTCGCTGGCCGCACTGGTGCAGAACACCGCTCAGCTTCCCCAGATCGACCTCTCTGCCCCCGCGCCCGCCTCTGTGCTGGGCAAAAACACCGCCGCCTGTCTGCAAAATGGCTTTGTGCTGGGCACTGCCGGGATGCTGGACGGGCTGGCCAGCCGTTTCTGTGCCGAACTCGGCCCCGAAACAAAATTCTACGCCACCGGCAATCTGCCCCGGACCATCCGGGAGGCCTGCCGCACCCCCATCCTCTACCGGGAGACTCTTATCACCGACGGCTTGTACCGCATCTGGCTGCGGAACCGCCGCTGA
- a CDS encoding MATE family efflux transporter: protein MSSSTKSLTEGPLAKQILLVSLPLVLSNLLQVLFNMSDVAVVGRFAGSTALGSVGSTSIFVTLFTGFLIGLSNGINVLVARFYGARHASDVEKTVHSALLVSLAAGILLLLVGLLGSPALLHLLNTKEDLYPGAVLYLRVYFLGMPALALYNFGNAIFSAIGETKKPLYYLCIAGVLNILLNLFFVIVCRLDVAGVALASAISQCVSAFLVLRALTRVKDCYALDFHKAALDPATTQRILALGIPAGLQNAIFAIANLFIQAGVNSFDSLMVKGNSAAANADNLIYDAMAAFYMACASFMSQNYGAGKPDRVKKSYFISLVYSFGVGLVLGSALFLFGREFLALFTTESAVIDAGMKRVGVMGFAYCISAFMDCTIAASRGLGKTVVPTVIVVLGSCVFRVIWVYTIFAHFHTIPSLYLLYPCSWALTAIAEIFYFAHSYKESMKIFSQPAAEL, encoded by the coding sequence ATGAGTTCATCCACAAAGTCACTGACCGAAGGCCCTCTGGCCAAACAGATCCTTCTGGTCAGCCTGCCGCTGGTCCTGTCCAACCTGCTGCAGGTCCTCTTCAACATGTCGGACGTGGCCGTGGTGGGCCGCTTCGCAGGCTCTACCGCCCTCGGTTCGGTGGGTTCCACCAGCATCTTCGTCACCCTGTTCACCGGCTTTCTCATCGGCCTGAGCAACGGCATCAACGTGCTGGTGGCCCGGTTCTACGGCGCACGCCATGCCAGCGATGTGGAAAAGACCGTCCACTCGGCCCTGCTGGTCAGTCTGGCGGCGGGCATTCTGCTCCTGCTCGTCGGCCTGCTGGGTTCACCGGCCCTGCTCCACCTGCTCAACACCAAAGAGGACCTCTACCCCGGTGCAGTGCTCTACCTGCGGGTCTACTTCCTCGGTATGCCGGCGCTGGCCCTCTATAATTTCGGCAACGCCATCTTCAGTGCCATCGGTGAGACGAAGAAGCCCCTCTATTACCTCTGCATCGCGGGCGTGCTGAACATCCTGCTCAACCTCTTCTTCGTCATCGTCTGCCGTCTGGACGTGGCAGGCGTGGCGCTGGCCAGCGCTATCTCCCAGTGCGTCTCGGCCTTCCTCGTCCTGCGGGCGCTGACCCGCGTGAAGGACTGCTACGCCCTCGACTTCCACAAAGCCGCTCTCGACCCTGCCACTACCCAGCGCATCCTTGCGCTGGGCATCCCGGCCGGACTTCAGAACGCCATTTTTGCCATCGCCAACCTCTTCATTCAGGCCGGTGTCAACTCCTTCGACTCCCTTATGGTCAAGGGCAACTCTGCCGCCGCCAATGCCGATAACCTGATCTACGACGCCATGGCCGCCTTCTACATGGCCTGTGCCAGCTTCATGAGCCAGAACTACGGCGCAGGCAAGCCCGACCGGGTGAAGAAGAGCTACTTCATCAGCCTCGTCTACTCCTTCGGCGTCGGCCTCGTGCTGGGCAGTGCCCTCTTCCTCTTCGGGCGGGAGTTCCTTGCCCTCTTCACCACCGAGAGCGCCGTTATCGACGCCGGTATGAAGCGTGTGGGCGTCATGGGCTTTGCCTATTGCATCTCGGCCTTTATGGACTGCACCATCGCCGCCTCCCGCGGCCTTGGCAAGACGGTGGTCCCCACCGTCATCGTTGTCCTCGGCTCCTGCGTGTTCCGGGTCATCTGGGTCTACACCATCTTCGCCCACTTCCACACCATCCCCTCGCTCTACCTGCTCTACCCCTGCTCCTGGGCGCTGACGGCCATCGCTGAGATCTTCTACTTCGCCCACTCCTACAAGGAGAGCATGAAGATCTTCTCCCAGCCTGCCGCTGAGCTTTAA
- a CDS encoding ATPase P: MLFHPAQLGLAHLDKATLEADKKACKKIGPCGVGKKALYLNSFYIDRRYYLPYGSISRVFKRVAMSEGGFSGKGMFASMAYLVVEYDGGKQKQCNFKDERDVDALLEVLAKEQPNIPRLSTAGEAELARQKAEKAARRLPQLSKEAEQSVGQLRRAADYLAKKPELAKELSAAERRKRAQLQSKPVYKYVALIISLLGVVSAAYGIQSILNHTGNYGIYFALFGFAAIFLFSSYNMMPTAHNNHKSIMARADKAEAAMAEYIRAYPGGSFPVPDIYAHPVVLKQMTDAIQEGRAVTLPEALAAVKNRLKEVNADVQVEQEEYDEIVQIKAMFLNHDYQ, translated from the coding sequence ATGCTGTTTCATCCTGCACAACTGGGCCTTGCCCATCTGGACAAGGCAACGCTGGAAGCCGATAAGAAAGCCTGCAAAAAGATCGGCCCCTGCGGCGTGGGCAAAAAAGCCCTCTATCTCAACAGCTTCTACATCGACCGTCGGTATTATCTGCCCTACGGCAGCATCAGCCGGGTGTTCAAGCGGGTCGCCATGAGTGAGGGCGGTTTCTCCGGTAAGGGGATGTTCGCCTCGATGGCTTACCTCGTGGTGGAGTACGACGGCGGCAAGCAGAAGCAGTGCAACTTCAAGGATGAGCGGGACGTGGACGCCCTGCTGGAAGTTCTGGCGAAGGAACAGCCGAACATCCCCCGTCTGAGCACTGCCGGTGAGGCCGAGCTTGCCCGTCAGAAGGCGGAGAAAGCTGCCCGCAGACTGCCCCAGCTCTCGAAAGAGGCCGAGCAGAGCGTGGGCCAGCTCAGGCGTGCGGCGGACTACCTCGCCAAGAAGCCGGAACTGGCCAAGGAACTGAGCGCCGCCGAGCGCCGCAAGCGTGCTCAGCTGCAGAGCAAGCCGGTGTATAAGTATGTAGCCCTCATCATCAGCCTTCTCGGTGTGGTGTCTGCGGCCTATGGCATCCAGAGCATCCTCAACCACACCGGGAACTACGGCATCTACTTTGCCCTGTTCGGCTTTGCGGCCATCTTCCTCTTTTCCAGCTACAACATGATGCCCACGGCCCACAACAACCACAAGTCCATCATGGCCCGGGCCGACAAGGCCGAAGCAGCCATGGCCGAGTACATCCGGGCTTACCCCGGCGGCAGCTTCCCGGTGCCGGACATCTACGCCCACCCTGTGGTGCTCAAGCAGATGACCGACGCCATTCAGGAGGGCCGGGCCGTGACCCTGCCCGAGGCCCTTGCAGCGGTAAAGAACCGCCTCAAGGAGGTCAACGCCGACGTTCAGGTGGAGCAGGAGGAGTACGACGAGATCGTCCAGATCAAGGCCATGTTCCTCAACCACGATTATCAGTAA
- a CDS encoding MATE family efflux transporter has translation MTSTKFESKPLFTRQQLTALLLPLIAEQALSVTIGLADTLMVSSVGEAAVSGVSLVDTFNTLMIQIMTALATGGAVVASQYIGHREEKNARAAAAQILFIMSSFSVLVAAVVVVGRHAILRGIFGAIDADVMRYAETYFLLSALSYPFIGLYNAGAALFRAQGNSKISMMSSLVMNVVNIGGNAILIFGFGMGVMGAALASLISRAVACCAVLFLLQKPDCMLRITGLSALRPDGGLIRRILRVGIPAGIENGMFQIGKLSVASLTSTLGTAAIAANAVANTTSTFLNIPANAVSMAVLTVVGQCLGASEKEQAVWYARRLLLVAYCGAWVMNLSGFFFADRWALSWFNLSPEASAMALEVMMWFNIVSLFFWPSSFTLPNILRSAGDASFTMAVSIVSMWVFRVGFCYLWVLRMGGGLLSIWMGMYLDWVFRSLCFAVRFVRGRWLEKTVI, from the coding sequence ATGACCAGCACAAAATTCGAGTCGAAGCCTTTGTTTACCCGCCAGCAGCTGACGGCGCTGCTGCTGCCGCTCATCGCGGAGCAGGCCCTGAGCGTCACCATCGGTCTGGCCGATACCCTCATGGTGTCGTCGGTAGGCGAGGCGGCGGTGTCGGGCGTGAGCCTTGTGGACACCTTCAACACCCTGATGATCCAGATCATGACGGCGCTGGCCACCGGCGGTGCGGTGGTCGCCAGCCAGTACATCGGCCACCGGGAGGAGAAGAACGCCCGGGCCGCGGCCGCACAGATCCTGTTCATCATGTCCAGCTTCAGTGTTCTGGTGGCGGCGGTGGTCGTGGTGGGCCGCCACGCCATCCTGCGGGGCATCTTCGGCGCCATCGACGCCGACGTTATGCGGTACGCCGAGACGTATTTCCTGCTGTCGGCCCTGAGCTACCCCTTCATCGGTCTGTACAATGCGGGCGCGGCCCTCTTCCGGGCGCAGGGCAACAGCAAGATCAGCATGATGTCCAGCCTCGTGATGAATGTGGTCAACATCGGCGGCAACGCCATCCTCATCTTCGGCTTTGGGATGGGGGTCATGGGCGCGGCGCTGGCCAGCCTCATCTCCCGTGCGGTGGCCTGCTGCGCCGTCCTCTTCCTGCTGCAGAAGCCGGATTGTATGCTCCGCATCACCGGTCTGTCGGCCCTCCGGCCGGACGGCGGGCTGATCCGGCGCATCCTGCGGGTGGGCATCCCGGCGGGCATCGAGAATGGGATGTTCCAGATCGGCAAGCTGTCGGTGGCCAGCCTCACCAGTACCCTCGGCACCGCCGCTATCGCCGCCAACGCCGTGGCCAACACCACCAGCACCTTCCTGAATATCCCGGCCAACGCCGTCAGCATGGCGGTGCTCACGGTGGTGGGCCAGTGCCTCGGCGCGAGCGAGAAGGAGCAGGCGGTCTGGTATGCCCGCCGCCTGCTTCTGGTGGCCTACTGCGGCGCGTGGGTCATGAACCTGTCGGGCTTCTTCTTTGCCGACCGCTGGGCGCTGTCGTGGTTCAACCTTTCGCCGGAAGCTTCGGCCATGGCCCTTGAGGTCATGATGTGGTTCAACATCGTCTCCCTCTTCTTCTGGCCCTCCAGCTTCACCCTGCCCAACATCCTCCGCTCCGCCGGCGACGCCAGCTTCACCATGGCTGTGAGCATCGTGTCCATGTGGGTCTTCCGGGTGGGCTTCTGCTACCTGTGGGTGCTGCGGATGGGCGGTGGGCTGCTCAGCATCTGGATGGGAATGTATCTCGACTGGGTGTTCCGCTCCCTCTGCTTTGCGGTGCGCTTTGTCCGGGGAAGATGGCTTGAAAAAACGGTCATCTGA